Part of the Candidatus Cloacimonadota bacterium genome, ATCCGTCCACCCCAACCATAAGAACCAATCACAGATGCGAATTTCGTTTTTGGTCTGAGTGCATTTGCCAGATAAACCGCACTCACTACAGAAGGATGGGGACCGACCAAAACCGTAGGTGAAGCGATCACTATTGTGGCAGCATCAACCAGTGACATTGCCAAATAACCAATATCGGTTTTTATAAGGTTAAATAATTTTACGGTGATACCCTTTTCAATAAGTGAATCAGCAAAATGATTTACCATTTTTTCTACACTTCCATGCATGGAAACATAGGGAATTACCACCTCATTTTTTACATCATCAGAGATCCATTTTTTGTAGGCATCAATAATGAATTCCGGTTCATCGTAGATAGGACCGTGGCTGGGAGCGATAATATCAATTCCCATTTGGCTTATTTTTTCAATATGCTTTTTAATAGGAGTTCGGAAGGGCATCATTATTTCCGCATAATACCGTTTGGCGGGTTCATACACTTTGGCCTTATCAGTTACAAAAAGATCACTGGTAGCCAAATGAGAGCCGAGAAAATCGCAAGTGAAAAGAATTTTGTCTTCCTTCAAATAAGTAAACATTGTTTCGGGCCAATGAACCCAAGCAGCGAGGATGAATTTTAGAGTTTTATTACCCAATGAGATCGTATCACCGTCATTAACCGTGATGAATTTGTCCTCAGAAATTTGGAGCAAGTCTATCAGCATAGATTTGCACTTTGAATTTGTAACTACCTTTGCATCCGGAAACAGTTCCAAAATTATGGGAATTGAACCGGAATGATCTTGCTCTGCATGATTTGCAATGATATAATCAATTTTTTCTACATTCAGTTTTTTCAAATGATTTGTTAAAATATCTTCCTTATCAAAATCCACAGTATCTATCAGGGCAATTTTTTCGCTCCCTTTTATTAAGTATGAATTATAACTTGTCCCGTCCGGAAGAGGAACGAGTTCGTCGAACAATCTTCGGTCCCAATCAATTGCTCCAACAGAAAATATTCCGTCCTTAATTTTTCTTACAGCCATTTAAACCTCCTCTTCAAACATATCTTTACTGATTCCGCAAACCGGACATACCCAATCTTCGGGTATATCTTCAAATGAAGTTCCGGGTTCAATTCCCGAATCAGGATCACCTACTTCCGGATCATATACATATCCACATACCGTACATACATACTTTTTCATTACTTTTACCGCTTTCTTTGATGTTTTTATTGTTGGGTCAAAATAGGTTGGTGCTGTTTTTGGTGCCTTACCTCTTAATACCTTGTGATAATAATCATAAGTCATCTGTTGTTCTTGAATTAGCATTTCGGCGTTCACAACTTTACCAATAAAAATCGTATGAGTTCCAACATCCGTACTGTTTACAAGTTCACATTCCAAATATCCGATGGTATTTTCCAAAACGATGGGAGAGCCAGTGCTACCGATTTTATATTTTACATCCGCAAATTTATCGAAATCTTTCCCGCATTTGAAACCAAAATTTCCAATCAATTTCATTGTTGCGTCTTGAGACAGGATTGATATTGCAAAATATTTGCTTTTCATTATACATTCATGTGTAAAATTTTCCTTGTTGATACTAATGGCAATAGTCGGTGGTTGAGAAGTAATTTGGATTACCGAATTTGCGATTTGTCCATTCAGTTTGTTTCCAATTCTGGAACCAATAATATAAAGTCCGTAACTGATTTTTTGTAAGGTTTTTAGATTCATTTTATTTTCTCCAATTTAAGCGTTTCAGCATTTCAGCGTTTTAGCATTTCAGCGACTCAGCATTTCAGCCTTGTTTTTGGTCGTAATTTTACAATATATGATGAAAGCATTTTCTTTATTTCAATTATTTTTCTATTTAGGTTTTCATATTCGGTTTTAGAAAGATAATTCAAATCATTAGAAAGCAAAAAAAGATATTCTACTTCAGAAGCAGATCCCATCGAAATGGTAAAAAACCATTTTAAATCTGCTTCGGAATTTCTGCCACATCCTTCTGCGATATTGTTTGGAATGGAAACGGTAGCTCTGCGAATTTGACTAATAATTCCATATATTTCATTGGAAGGAAAATTCTTTGTAATGCGATAAATCTCCAGCGTAAAGTGATGTGCCTTGTGCCAAACCTTCTGTTTTCTAAAATCTCGCATTTTGATTCCTTATTTTATATGTGTCAGCAGGTCAGACTATAACCCGCTGATCTGCTGACGTGCTGAGCTGCTGACCGGCTGAGCTGCTGACATGCTTCACAGTAATAAGTAGAACGGCCTGCTTGTTTTATTTTAATTATCTTTGCTCCACATTCACACTGTTTTTTTTGATATACCATTAAGAAA contains:
- a CDS encoding FprA family A-type flavoprotein, whose protein sequence is MAVRKIKDGIFSVGAIDWDRRLFDELVPLPDGTSYNSYLIKGSEKIALIDTVDFDKEDILTNHLKKLNVEKIDYIIANHAEQDHSGSIPIILELFPDAKVVTNSKCKSMLIDLLQISEDKFITVNDGDTISLGNKTLKFILAAWVHWPETMFTYLKEDKILFTCDFLGSHLATSDLFVTDKAKVYEPAKRYYAEIMMPFRTPIKKHIEKISQMGIDIIAPSHGPIYDEPEFIIDAYKKWISDDVKNEVVIPYVSMHGSVEKMVNHFADSLIEKGITVKLFNLIKTDIGYLAMSLVDAATIVIASPTVLVGPHPSVVSAVYLANALRPKTKFASVIGSYGWGGRMIEQIAGMIPNLKVELLSTVLVKGHPKENDFKLLEKLADEISEKHKNL
- a CDS encoding flavin reductase; amino-acid sequence: MNLKTLQKISYGLYIIGSRIGNKLNGQIANSVIQITSQPPTIAISINKENFTHECIMKSKYFAISILSQDATMKLIGNFGFKCGKDFDKFADVKYKIGSTGSPIVLENTIGYLECELVNSTDVGTHTIFIGKVVNAEMLIQEQQMTYDYYHKVLRGKAPKTAPTYFDPTIKTSKKAVKVMKKYVCTVCGYVYDPEVGDPDSGIEPGTSFEDIPEDWVCPVCGISKDMFEEEV
- a CDS encoding four helix bundle protein translates to MRDFRKQKVWHKAHHFTLEIYRITKNFPSNEIYGIISQIRRATVSIPNNIAEGCGRNSEADLKWFFTISMGSASEVEYLFLLSNDLNYLSKTEYENLNRKIIEIKKMLSSYIVKLRPKTRLKC